In one window of Camelina sativa cultivar DH55 chromosome 15, Cs, whole genome shotgun sequence DNA:
- the LOC104747188 gene encoding uncharacterized protein LOC104747188, giving the protein MRSQEEEGAFGKGSTSQAVAVVPEDIHTGMVKEGEETDFMVDNDDLLEEGEYPDGHEAALAEYRIGKEDATLADQGMDSQPDTNDSPQGMGKKQKNQARQDIILRGKPADGGRQLRKGTVALPKPPAET; this is encoded by the exons ATGAGATCTCAAGAGGAAGAGGGTGCTTTCGGTAAAGGTTCCACTTCTCAGGCTGTTGCAGTTGTTCCGGAAGATATACATACCGGAATGGTTAAGGAGGGTGAGGAGACTGATTTTATGGTGGATAATGATGACTTGTTGGAGGAGGGTGAATATCCTGATGGTCATGAAGCGGCTTTAGCTGAATATAGGATCGGTAAGGAGGATGCCACTCTCGCTGATCAGGGGATGGATTCTCAACCTGATACGAATGATAGTCCACAAG GTATGGGGAAAAAACAGAAGAATCAAGCAAGACAGGATATTATCTTACGTGGTAAACCAGCGGATGGTGGTCGTCAACTCAGAAAAGGGACGGTGGCTCTCCCGAAACCACCGGCGGAAACGTGA
- the LOC104747189 gene encoding glycine-rich protein 3-like → MASKALVLLRLFAVLLVVSKVAAASGRELGTVKQEDETVQPDQQGYGGGSVPGRGYGGGGNIGGGYCRQGCCYRGYRGCLRCCSYAGEAVQTQPGH, encoded by the exons ATGGCTTCCAAGGCTTTGGTTCTTTTGAGACTCTTTGCAGTTCTTCTCGTCGTCTCCAAAGTAGCTGCGGCATCCGGAAGGGAGTTGG GCACGGTCAAGCAAGAAGACGAAACAGTGCAACCTGATCAACAAGGCTACGGTGGAGGCTCTGTTCCCGGAAGAGgttatggaggaggaggaaataTCGGAGGAGGTTACTGTCGCCAGGGCTGCTGCTACAGAGGTTACCGTGGCTGCTTAAGGTGCTGTTCTTATGCTGGAGAAGCTGTTCAGACTCAGCCTGGTCActaa